A stretch of the Glycine soja cultivar W05 chromosome 13, ASM419377v2, whole genome shotgun sequence genome encodes the following:
- the LOC114380858 gene encoding protein RBL-like isoform X2 produces MNASIIDPLQGDFPEVIEEYLEHGCMKCIAFNRRGTLLAAGCNDGSCVIWDFETRGIAKILRDDECSSPITSICWSKYGHRILVSAADKSLLLWDVMSGKKITRIVLQQTPLQARLHPGSSTPSLCLACPLSCAPMIVDLNTGDTTLLKVSVSETCNGPTPPSRNKCSDGITSFTPTAACFNKYGTLVYVGNSKGEILVIDYKNGDVRAVVPISGGSVVKNIVFSRNGQYLLTNSNDRIIRIYENLLPLKDEVRALDDLSGSHNDLNNIENLKAVGSKCLTLFREFQDSITKVHWKAPCFSGDGEWVVGGSASKGEHKIYIWDRAGHLVKILEGPKEALIDLAWHPVHPIVVSVSLNGLVYIWAKDYTENWSAFAPDFKELEENEEYVEREDEFDLIPETEKVKGPDVDEDEEVDIVTVEKDATFSDSDMSQEELCYLPSTPSHDVPEQQEKCVESSSKLLDSNNTGSPLSEEAGPNGHMMNHASSPLEDDAGRMKRKRKPSEKVLELQAEKVKKPSKSSKSEKPKSKSLADQDNGYG; encoded by the exons ATGAACGCCTCCATCATTG ATCCATTGCAGGGCGATTTCCCAGAAGTGATAGAGGAGTATTTGGAACATGGCTGTATGAAATGCATTGCCTTCAATCGCCGTGGCACCCTTCTTGCTG CTGGATGCAATGATGGAAGTTGTGTTATTTGGGATTTTGAAACCCGAGGCATTGCTAAAATTCTGCGTGATGATGAATGTTCTTCTCCCATAACCAGCATTTGCTGGTCAAAGTATGGTCATCGAATTCTTGTATCTGCTGCTGATAAATCATTGTTATTGTGGGATGTTATGAGTGGTAAGAAAATAACGCGGATAGTTCTGCAACAAACCCCTCTACAAGCTCGTCTTCATCCAGGATCCTCGACCCCGTCTCTCTGCTTAGCATGTCCTCTTTCATGTGCTCCAATGATTGTTGACCTGAATACAGGAGACACAACTTTACTTAAAGTTTCTGTCTCAGAGACATGCAATGGACCAACCCCTCCTTCACGTAATAAATGTTCTGATGGAATTACCTCCTTCACACCAACTGCTGCTTGTTTTAATAAGTATGGGACTCTGGTTTATGTGGGAAACTCAAAAGGGGAAATTCTTGTCATTGATTACAAAAATGGTGACGTGCGTGCTGTAGTTCCGATCTCTGGTGGTTCTGTTGTAAAGAACATTGTGTTCAGCAGGAATGGGCAGTATCTGCTCACGAATTCAAATGATCGAATAATACGAATCTATGAAAACCTTCTGCCTCTGAAAGATGAAGTCAGAGCCCTTGATGACCTGAGTGGGAGCCACAACGATCTAAATAATATTGAGAATTTGAAGGCTGTTGGATCAAAATGTTTAACTTTATTCCGGGAATTTCAAGATTCCATCACAAAGGTACACTGGAAAGCACCTTGTTTCAGTGGTGATGGTGAGTGGGTAGTTGGTGGTTCTGCTAGCAAAGGTGAGCACAAGATTTACATATGGGATAGAGCTGGACATCTTGTGAAAATCCTGGAAGGACCTAAGGAAGCTCTGATAGATTTAGCATGGCATCCTGTGCATCCTATTGTTGTATCTGTTTCGCTGAATGGTTTAGTTTATATATGGGCAAAAGATTATACTGAGAACTGGAGTGCATTTGCTCCTGATTTCAAGGAGCTTGAGGAAAATGAGGAATATGTAGAGCGTGAAGATGAATTTGATCTGATTCCTGAGACTGAGAAG GTTAAAGGACCTGATGTTGATGAAGATGAGGAAGTTGACATTGTAACCGTGGAGAAAGATGCCACTTTCAGTGATTCTGATATGTCTCAAGAAGAGTTATGTTACTTGCCATCAACCCCTAGTCACGATGTTCCTGAGCAGCAAGAGAAGTGTGTAGAAAGTTCTTCGAAGTTGTTGGACAGCAATAACACTGGATCCCCTCTTTCAGAAGAAGCTGGACCAAATGGACATATGATGAATCATGCATCAAGTCCTCTTGAAG ATGATGCTGGGCGCATGAAAAGAAAGCGGAAACCTTCAGAGAAGGTGTTGGAATTACAAGCAGAAAAAGTTAAGAAACCTTCAAAATCTAGCAAATCGGAAAAACCTAAGAGCAAATCTTTGGCCGATCAAGATAATG GTTATGGATAA
- the LOC114381515 gene encoding protein RESTRICTED TEV MOVEMENT 2-like has protein sequence MATTQSYEDLEAKYETEETSESVILVVHMPDGFAREHIGAKIEYDSGRVRVHGERSLGNNRRARFNALYQVPEYCDINKIKGKFDGKTVIITIPTIPGKVPKKETQPTEQEPPKEPSQEAESNPEEEKEGTPPSDDNQESKEETGHVTSTSNPPNASQEESMDQKGQERIPQKATLNKVESEKHVGQEASSTSTPPKDTQESKAQKGQEGIPTQVAHEASLTSTPPQDTQESMPQKGQEGIPSKDTITKVDSKSQVGHEGSTSTPSQDPQESIPQKGQEAIPPNATPTTNAKLQGEEKFEGEIDENVEKQKVLGKEETKDHSEKPLESGKPPEKAVVDDSPKKEGKEESKGLAAFEGEKGREINGKIGNDVVGRKSDKKAKPDSTTRATIKEVVASASQAMTSLAKKFNEEDKQRIACMGTAVLVVALGVYATYKLRSRVP, from the exons ATGGCTACAACGCAATCCTACGAAGATTTGGAAGCGAAATATGAAACAGAGGAAACGTCTGAATCAGTCATCTTGGTTGTTCACATGCCTGATG GTTTTGCAAGAGAGCATATTGGAGCTAAAATTGAGTACGATTCTGGAAGGGTGAGAGTTCACGGTGAAAGATCACTTGGAAACAATAGAAGGGCACGTTTCAATGCATTATATCAAGTTCCAGAATATTGTGACATCAACAAAATTAAGGGGAAGTTTGATGGCAAAACTGTCATCATTACAATTCCAACGATTCCAGGGAAAGTACCTAAGAAAGAAACACAACCAACTGAACAAGAACCACCCAAAGAACCATCACAAGAAGCAGAATCAAATccagaggaagaaaaagaaggtaCTCCTCCTTCAGATGATAATCAAGAAAGTAAAGAAGAGACTGGCCATGTGACTTCAACTTCAAACCCACCAAATGCCTCACAAGAAGAGTCTATGGATCAAAAGGGTCAAGAGAGAATTCCCCAAAAAGCTACACTTAACAAAGTTGAAAGTGAAAAACATGTTGGTCAAGAGGCTTCTTCAACTTCAACGCCACCAAAAGACACACAAGAGTCTAAGGCTCAAAAGGGTCAAGAAGGAATTCCCACACAAGTTGCTCACGAGGCTTCTTTAACTTCAACCCCACCACAAGACACACAAGAGTCTATGCCTCAAAAGGGTCAAGAAGGAATTCCCTCAAAAGACACCATTACAAAAGTAGATAGTAAAAGTCAAGTTGGTCATGAGGGTTCAACTTCAACCCCATCACAAGACCCACAAGAGTCTATACCTCAAAAGGGTCAAGAAGCAATTCCCCCAAATGCTACACCAACAACAAATGCCAAGCTTCAAGGAGAGGAAAAGTTTGAAGGGGAAATTGATGAAAATGTGGAAAAGCAAAAGGTTCTAGGAAAGGAAGAAACTAAAGACCATTCCGAGAAGCCTTTGGAATCAGGAAAGCCACCTGAGAAGGCTGTGGTGGATGATTCCCCCAAaaaagaaggcaaagaagaaaGTAAAGGGTTGGCCGCATTTGAAGGAGAGAAGGGAAGGGAAATAAATGGGAAAATTGGCAATGATGTTGTTGGAAGAAAGAGTGATAAGAAGGCCAAGCCTGACTCAACAACAAGGGCAACAATTAAGGAAGTGGTTGCTTCTGCTTCTCAAGCTATGACTAGTCTAGCAAAGAAGTTCAATGAAGAAGATAAACAAAGGATAGCATGCATGGGTACAGCAGTTCTTGTGGTGGCACTAGGAGTTTATGCTACCTACAAGCTTCGTTCACGTGTACCATAG
- the LOC114380858 gene encoding protein RBL-like isoform X3: protein MNASIIDPLQGDFPEVIEEYLEHGCMKCIAFNRRGTLLAAGCNDGSCVIWDFETRGIAKILRDDECSSPITSICWSKYGHRILVSAADKSLLLWDVMSGKKITRIVLQQTPLQARLHPGSSTPSLCLACPLSCAPMIVDLNTGDTTLLKVSVSETCNGPTPPSRNKCSDGITSFTPTAACFNKYGTLVYVGNSKGEILVIDYKNGDVRAVVPISGGSVVKNIVFSRNGQYLLTNSNDRIIRIYENLLPLKDEVRALDDLSGSHNDLNNIENLKAVGSKCLTLFREFQDSITKVHWKAPCFSGDGEWVVGGSASKGEHKIYIWDRAGHLVKILEGPKEALIDLAWHPVHPIVVSVSLNGLVYIWAKDYTENWSAFAPDFKELEENEEYVEREDEFDLIPETEKVKGPDVDEDEEVDIVTVEKDATFSDSDMSQEELCYLPSTPSHDVPEQQEKCVESSSKLLDSNNTGSPLSEEAGPNGHMMNHASSPLEDDAGRMKRKRKPSEKVLELQAEKVKKPSKSSKSEKPKSKSLADQDNDS from the exons ATGAACGCCTCCATCATTG ATCCATTGCAGGGCGATTTCCCAGAAGTGATAGAGGAGTATTTGGAACATGGCTGTATGAAATGCATTGCCTTCAATCGCCGTGGCACCCTTCTTGCTG CTGGATGCAATGATGGAAGTTGTGTTATTTGGGATTTTGAAACCCGAGGCATTGCTAAAATTCTGCGTGATGATGAATGTTCTTCTCCCATAACCAGCATTTGCTGGTCAAAGTATGGTCATCGAATTCTTGTATCTGCTGCTGATAAATCATTGTTATTGTGGGATGTTATGAGTGGTAAGAAAATAACGCGGATAGTTCTGCAACAAACCCCTCTACAAGCTCGTCTTCATCCAGGATCCTCGACCCCGTCTCTCTGCTTAGCATGTCCTCTTTCATGTGCTCCAATGATTGTTGACCTGAATACAGGAGACACAACTTTACTTAAAGTTTCTGTCTCAGAGACATGCAATGGACCAACCCCTCCTTCACGTAATAAATGTTCTGATGGAATTACCTCCTTCACACCAACTGCTGCTTGTTTTAATAAGTATGGGACTCTGGTTTATGTGGGAAACTCAAAAGGGGAAATTCTTGTCATTGATTACAAAAATGGTGACGTGCGTGCTGTAGTTCCGATCTCTGGTGGTTCTGTTGTAAAGAACATTGTGTTCAGCAGGAATGGGCAGTATCTGCTCACGAATTCAAATGATCGAATAATACGAATCTATGAAAACCTTCTGCCTCTGAAAGATGAAGTCAGAGCCCTTGATGACCTGAGTGGGAGCCACAACGATCTAAATAATATTGAGAATTTGAAGGCTGTTGGATCAAAATGTTTAACTTTATTCCGGGAATTTCAAGATTCCATCACAAAGGTACACTGGAAAGCACCTTGTTTCAGTGGTGATGGTGAGTGGGTAGTTGGTGGTTCTGCTAGCAAAGGTGAGCACAAGATTTACATATGGGATAGAGCTGGACATCTTGTGAAAATCCTGGAAGGACCTAAGGAAGCTCTGATAGATTTAGCATGGCATCCTGTGCATCCTATTGTTGTATCTGTTTCGCTGAATGGTTTAGTTTATATATGGGCAAAAGATTATACTGAGAACTGGAGTGCATTTGCTCCTGATTTCAAGGAGCTTGAGGAAAATGAGGAATATGTAGAGCGTGAAGATGAATTTGATCTGATTCCTGAGACTGAGAAG GTTAAAGGACCTGATGTTGATGAAGATGAGGAAGTTGACATTGTAACCGTGGAGAAAGATGCCACTTTCAGTGATTCTGATATGTCTCAAGAAGAGTTATGTTACTTGCCATCAACCCCTAGTCACGATGTTCCTGAGCAGCAAGAGAAGTGTGTAGAAAGTTCTTCGAAGTTGTTGGACAGCAATAACACTGGATCCCCTCTTTCAGAAGAAGCTGGACCAAATGGACATATGATGAATCATGCATCAAGTCCTCTTGAAG ATGATGCTGGGCGCATGAAAAGAAAGCGGAAACCTTCAGAGAAGGTGTTGGAATTACAAGCAGAAAAAGTTAAGAAACCTTCAAAATCTAGCAAATCGGAAAAACCTAAGAGCAAATCTTTGGCCGATCAAGATAATG ATTCATAA
- the LOC114382739 gene encoding probable prefoldin subunit 2 has protein sequence MAKAEGGKEPINEQAVANMYAAMRSELNQIYSKITELEMEVSEHTLVTNAIQPLDQSRRCYRMIGGVLVERTIKEVLPAVQRNKEGLEEVVARLNEALEKKKKEISEFEAKYKIRIRKADAEVKDESGRKEGSAQGVLVGPAGGSE, from the coding sequence ATGGCCAAAGCTGAAGGTGGCAAGGAACCAATAAATGAACAAGCAGTAGCAAATATGTATGCTGCAATGAGGTCTGAGCTCAACCAAATTTACTCCAAAATAACTGAACTGGAGATGGAAGTTAGTGAGCACACATTGGTTACCAATGCCATTCAACCACTTGACCAATCTAGACGATGCTATCGTATGATTGGAGGGGTGCTTGTGGAGAGAACCATCAAAGAGGTCTTGCCTGCTGTGCAGCGAAATAAAGAAGGACTCGAAGAGGTTGTGGCAAGGCTTAACGAGGCgttggaaaagaagaaaaaggaaatttcTGAGTTTGAGGCTAAATATAAAATCAGGATAAGGAAGGCTGATGCTGAGGTGAAGGATGAATCTGGTAGGAAGGAAGGGTCTGCTCAGGGGGTTCTTGTGGGTCCTGCAGGTGGAAGTGAATga
- the LOC114381323 gene encoding bifunctional protein FolD 1, mitochondrial-like — MRGCATDGVVAWHRTLRKAFHSFCSPTSCIFGPNLPDVWVPREHTPPHTLFPESLQWANNGHNALILEGKPIAKQIKLEVADEIRRMKSGIGKFPRLAVVLVGDRRDSHTFIHIKLKACDQVGIETVTSQLPENCDESELLDVVSGFNEDPDVHGILVQLPLPQHLDEEKIINVVSPEKDVDGFHPLNIGNLAIRGRKPFFVPCAPKGCIELLLRHGVEIKGKRAVIIGRSKIVGLPTSLLLQRHHATVSVLHAYTKNPEHITSEADIVVVDVGVPNIVRGNWLKKGAVVIDMGTNQVKDPSGHSFCVSGDVCFEEAVKVASAITPVPGGVGPVTISMLLSNTLDSAKRAFGMV, encoded by the exons ATGAGAGGTTGTGCCACTGATGGGGTGGTGGCATGGCACAGAACACTGAGAAAAGCATTTCATTCCTTTTGTTCTCCAACTTCTTGTATTTTTGGCCCCAACCTCCCTGATGTTTGGGTTCCCAGAGAGCACACACCCCCTCACACCCTTTTTCCAGAAAGTCTCCAAT GGGCTAATAATGGTCACAATGCTTTGATTCTTGAGGGAAAACCAATTGCTAAACAGATAAAGCTTGAAGTGGCTGATGAGATAAGAAGGATGAAGAGTGGCATTGGGAAGTTTCCTAGACTGGCTGTGGTTTTGGTGGGTGATAGGAGGGACTCTCACACTTTCATTCACATTAAGTTGAAGGCCTGTGATCAAGTTGGCATTGAAACAGTGACTTCCCAGTTGCCTGAAAACTGTGATGAAAGTGAACTGCTTGATGTTGTTTCCGGTTTCAATGAGGACCCGGATGTGCATGGCATTCTTGTGCAACTTCCTCTGCCTCAA CATTTGGACGAGgaaaaaattatcaatgttGTGAGTCCTGAAAAGGATGTGGATGGCTTTCATCCCTTAAATATTGGAAATCTTGCAATAAGAGGAAGAAAGCCCTTCTTTGTTCCTTGTGCTCCCAAGGGCTGCATTGAGTTGTTACTTAGGCACGGTGTGGAAATCAAGGGGAAAAGAGCAGTGATAATTGGAAGAAGTAAAATTGTGGGGTTACCCACTTCCTTGCTATTGCAG AGGCACCACGCAACAGTCAGCGTGTTACACGCGTATACAAAGAACCCAGAACATATAACTTCTGAAGCAGATATTGTGGTAGTAGATGTTGGAGTCCCCAACATAGTTCGTGGCAATTGGCTAAAGAAAGGAGCTGTGGTGATtgacatgggaacaaatcaagttaag GATCCCAGCGGCCACAGCTTTTGTGTCTCGGGAGATGTTTGCTTTGAAGAGGCGGTTAAGGTGGCATCAGCCATTACCCCTGTTCCTGGAGGCGTGGGACCGGTTACAATATCGATGCTCCTCTCCAACACCCTTGATTCTGCGAAACGTGCTTTTGGAATGGTTTGA
- the LOC114382364 gene encoding ribosomal RNA small subunit methyltransferase-like, with amino-acid sequence MAGGKAKKEKGKPHQQQKHMPYQGGISFHKSKGQHILKNPLLVDSIVEKAGVKSTDVILEIGPGTGNLTKKLLEAGKKVIAVEIDPRMVLELQRRFQGTPHSNRLTVIQGDVLKTELPYFDICVANIPYQISSPLTFKLLKHEPAFRAAIIMFQREFAMRLVAQPGDKLYCRLTVNTQLHARVFHLLKVGRNNFRPPPKVDSSVVRIEPRKPRIEVKQKEWDGFLRICFNRKNKTLGSIFRQKSVISLLEKNYRTVRALELGQEDSLKEVDAKMDFSSFGDDRGMEMDDDGADDDEMEVEDGEAEEVQSEFKDKVLGVLKEGDFEEKRSSKLTLQEFLYLLSLFNKTGIHFY; translated from the exons ATGGCGGGAGGTAAAGCGAAGAAGGAAAAGGGGAAGCCCCATCAGCAGCAGAAGCACATGCCCTACCAAGGCGGAATATCGTTCCACAAATCAAAGGGTCAGCACATTCTCAAGAACCccttgctcgtcgattccaTTGTGGAGAAGGCCGGCGTCAAGAGCACCGACGTCATCCTCGAGATCGGTCCCGGGACCGGTAACTTGACGAAGAAGCTTCTCGAAGCCGGCAAGAAGGTCATCGCCGTCGAGATCGATCCCCGGATGGTTCTCGAGCTCCAGAGACGGTTCCAGGGTACCCCTCACTCCAATCGCCTCACG GTTATCCAAGGTGATGTGTTGAAGACTGAACTTCCTTATTTTGACATTTGTGTTGCAAACATTCCCTACCAAATATCTTCTCCTCTCACATTCAAGTTACTCAAGCACGAACCTGCTTTTAGGGCTGCAATCATAATGTTCCAGAGAGAATTTGCCATGAGACTGGTTGCTCAGCCCGGTGATAAACTATATTGTCGTCTCACGGTCAACACTCAACTACATGCTCGAGTCTTCCACCTCCTCAAAGTTGGAAGAAACAACTTCAGGCCCCCTCCCAAGGTGGATTCCTCTGTGGTGCGAATTGAGCCCAGGAAACCCCGTATTGAAGTTAAGCAAAAGGAGTGGGATGGGTTTTTGCGGATTTGTTTTAACAGGAAGAACAAAACACTTGGTTCGATATTTAGGCAGAAGAGTGTGATCTCCTTGCTTGAAAAAAACTATAGGACTGTGCGGGCACTGGAACTTGGGCAAGAAGATTCACTAAAGGAAGTGGATGCTAAAATGGACTTCTCTAGTTTTGGTGATGATCGAGGTATGGAGATGGATGATGATGGAGCAGATGATGATGAAATGGAAGTTGAGGATGgggaagcagaggaggtgcaatcTGAATTCAAGGACAAGGTTTTGGGTGTTCTGAAAGAGGGAGATTTTGAAGAGAAGAGGTCATCCAAGCTCACATTGCAGGAATTCCTATACCTGCTTTCTCTGTTTAACAAAACTGGCATACACTTCTATTGA
- the LOC114380858 gene encoding protein RBL-like isoform X1, whose amino-acid sequence MNASIIDPLQGDFPEVIEEYLEHGCMKCIAFNRRGTLLAAGCNDGSCVIWDFETRGIAKILRDDECSSPITSICWSKYGHRILVSAADKSLLLWDVMSGKKITRIVLQQTPLQARLHPGSSTPSLCLACPLSCAPMIVDLNTGDTTLLKVSVSETCNGPTPPSRNKCSDGITSFTPTAACFNKYGTLVYVGNSKGEILVIDYKNGDVRAVVPISGGSVVKNIVFSRNGQYLLTNSNDRIIRIYENLLPLKDEVRALDDLSGSHNDLNNIENLKAVGSKCLTLFREFQDSITKVHWKAPCFSGDGEWVVGGSASKGEHKIYIWDRAGHLVKILEGPKEALIDLAWHPVHPIVVSVSLNGLVYIWAKDYTENWSAFAPDFKELEENEEYVEREDEFDLIPETEKVKGPDVDEDEEVDIVTVEKDATFSDSDMSQEELCYLPSTPSHDVPEQQEKCVESSSKLLDSNNTGSPLSEEAGPNGHMMNHASSPLEDDAGRMKRKRKPSEKVLELQAEKVKKPSKSSKSEKPKSKSLADQDNGNGFHGGGLYDE is encoded by the exons ATGAACGCCTCCATCATTG ATCCATTGCAGGGCGATTTCCCAGAAGTGATAGAGGAGTATTTGGAACATGGCTGTATGAAATGCATTGCCTTCAATCGCCGTGGCACCCTTCTTGCTG CTGGATGCAATGATGGAAGTTGTGTTATTTGGGATTTTGAAACCCGAGGCATTGCTAAAATTCTGCGTGATGATGAATGTTCTTCTCCCATAACCAGCATTTGCTGGTCAAAGTATGGTCATCGAATTCTTGTATCTGCTGCTGATAAATCATTGTTATTGTGGGATGTTATGAGTGGTAAGAAAATAACGCGGATAGTTCTGCAACAAACCCCTCTACAAGCTCGTCTTCATCCAGGATCCTCGACCCCGTCTCTCTGCTTAGCATGTCCTCTTTCATGTGCTCCAATGATTGTTGACCTGAATACAGGAGACACAACTTTACTTAAAGTTTCTGTCTCAGAGACATGCAATGGACCAACCCCTCCTTCACGTAATAAATGTTCTGATGGAATTACCTCCTTCACACCAACTGCTGCTTGTTTTAATAAGTATGGGACTCTGGTTTATGTGGGAAACTCAAAAGGGGAAATTCTTGTCATTGATTACAAAAATGGTGACGTGCGTGCTGTAGTTCCGATCTCTGGTGGTTCTGTTGTAAAGAACATTGTGTTCAGCAGGAATGGGCAGTATCTGCTCACGAATTCAAATGATCGAATAATACGAATCTATGAAAACCTTCTGCCTCTGAAAGATGAAGTCAGAGCCCTTGATGACCTGAGTGGGAGCCACAACGATCTAAATAATATTGAGAATTTGAAGGCTGTTGGATCAAAATGTTTAACTTTATTCCGGGAATTTCAAGATTCCATCACAAAGGTACACTGGAAAGCACCTTGTTTCAGTGGTGATGGTGAGTGGGTAGTTGGTGGTTCTGCTAGCAAAGGTGAGCACAAGATTTACATATGGGATAGAGCTGGACATCTTGTGAAAATCCTGGAAGGACCTAAGGAAGCTCTGATAGATTTAGCATGGCATCCTGTGCATCCTATTGTTGTATCTGTTTCGCTGAATGGTTTAGTTTATATATGGGCAAAAGATTATACTGAGAACTGGAGTGCATTTGCTCCTGATTTCAAGGAGCTTGAGGAAAATGAGGAATATGTAGAGCGTGAAGATGAATTTGATCTGATTCCTGAGACTGAGAAG GTTAAAGGACCTGATGTTGATGAAGATGAGGAAGTTGACATTGTAACCGTGGAGAAAGATGCCACTTTCAGTGATTCTGATATGTCTCAAGAAGAGTTATGTTACTTGCCATCAACCCCTAGTCACGATGTTCCTGAGCAGCAAGAGAAGTGTGTAGAAAGTTCTTCGAAGTTGTTGGACAGCAATAACACTGGATCCCCTCTTTCAGAAGAAGCTGGACCAAATGGACATATGATGAATCATGCATCAAGTCCTCTTGAAG ATGATGCTGGGCGCATGAAAAGAAAGCGGAAACCTTCAGAGAAGGTGTTGGAATTACAAGCAGAAAAAGTTAAGAAACCTTCAAAATCTAGCAAATCGGAAAAACCTAAGAGCAAATCTTTGGCCGATCAAGATAATGGTAACGGTTTTCATGGTGGTGGGCTTTATGATGAATAA
- the LOC114382499 gene encoding putative disease resistance protein RGA3, with protein MVSLLSPQGRILRFPRREDFGLAGAQISSLWAGLGLLRSPVGSRQAEHIAAQYIDELHSRSFLEDFEDFGHIYYFKLHDLVHDLALYDAKEDLLVVNLRTCNIPEQARHLSVVENDSLNHALFPRSRSVRTILSCLEFKSLPQTF; from the exons ATGGTTTCGCTACTTTCACCACAAGGTCGGATACTCCGTTTCCCTCGCCGTGAAG ATTTTGGCTTAgctggtgctcaaatttcaagTCTTTGGGCGGGACTTGGATTGCTTCGATCTCCAGTTGGAAGTCGACAGGCAGAGCATATTGCAGCACAATATATAGATGAGTTACACTCGAGATCATTTCTGGAGGATTTTGAGGACTTTGGCCACATTTACTATTTCAAACTACATGATTTGGTGCATGATCTTGCTCTGTATGATGCAAAAGAGGATCTTCTAGTGGTAAACTTGCGTACTTGCAATATACCTGAGCAAGCAAGGCATTTATCAGTTGTTGAAAATGATTCACTTAACCATGCTTTGTTCCCCAGGTCCAGAAGTGTGAGAACTATACTGTCATGCCTTGAATTTAAATCACTCCCACAAAcattctaa
- the LOC114382498 gene encoding rho-N domain-containing protein 1, chloroplastic-like yields MSQTTLHAFVAKNLGCGMAEGKCLPCSGVSGRTAAVYSYSSLRRIHSHVQVRGLKCGFRGASFVCEAKRNPDFSRQNKHGSSRSRNRNSDGRDSFESFDDDMFSLKNGPPVSLSTSGKFQATSAPGPREKEIVELFRKVQARLRERAASKEEKKVEASRAQSKENSTVDSLLKLLKKHSVEQVKRSSGGRGKDFSSDQLQESNQYDGGRNSKISDLDSSPKDEPQEDIVFSSSVARPRSNFQRRSPVPRLKYQPVSNDENEMTVVPVGSEDTENNQDQIDLKLDDEAESDFESDVDSKDELFFPNIGMAELSEDDDSEQTYNDESVEEQPAAQHKDLSALKLSELRALAKTRGLKGFSKMKKSDLVELLTES; encoded by the coding sequence GATGTGGAATGGCAGAAGGCAAGTGTCTCCCATGTTCAGGTGTTTCTGGAAGAACTGCTGCTGTATATTCCTACTCTTCTCTTCGCAGAATTCATTCCCATGTCCAAGTTAGAGGACTAAAGTGTGGCTTTAGGGGTGCATCTTTTGTATGTGAAGCAAAGAGGAACCCAGATTTCTCAAGGCAAAACAAGCATGGGTCCTCCAGAAGCAGAAATCGGAATAGTGATGGGAGAGACAGCTTTGAGAGCTTTGACGACGAtatgttttctttaaaaaatggaCCACCTGTGTCTCTTTCAACCTCAGGAAAATTCCAGGCCACTTCAGCCCCTGGTCCTAGGGAGAAGGAGATTGTTGAGCTATTTAGGAAGGTCCAGGCTCGGTTGCGTGAGAGGGCTGCCtccaaagaagaaaagaaagttgaAGCCTCCCGAGCACAAAGCAAAGAGAACAGTACTGTAGATTCCCTTCTCAAACTACTGAAGAAACATTCAGTTGAGCAAGTGAAGAGAAGTAGTGGAGGCAGAGGAAAAGATTTTAGTTCAGACCAGTTGCAAGAAAGTAACCAATACGATGGAGGACGGAACTCTAAAATTTCTGATTTAGATAGTTCTCCAAAGGATGAGCCCCAAGAGGACATTGTCTTCTCTTCCTCGGTAGCCAGGCCTCGGTCAAATTTCCAAAGAAGGTCTCCCGTTCCTCGTTTAAAATACCAGCCTGTCTCTAACGATGAGAATGAAATGACTGTAGTGCCAGTAGGTAGTGAGGATACAGAGAACAATCAGGATCAGATAGATTTGAAGCTTGATGACGAAGCTGAATCTGACTTTGAATCGGATGTTGATTCAAAGGATGAGCTTTTCTTCCCAAACATAGGGATGGCTGAATTGTCTGAGGATGATGATTCTGAGCAAACCTATAATGATGAGAGTGTGGAGGAGCAGCCGGCAGCTCAACACAAGGATTTGAGTGCACTGAAGCTGTCTGAATTGAGGGCACTTGCAAAGACTCGTGGCCTGAAAGGATTCTCAAAAATGAAGAAGAGTGACCTCGTGGAGTTGCTAACTGAGAGCTGA